The nucleotide sequence GTTAGGCCAACCTGAACTTGCACAAAAGTTCTTTGCAAAATTGGGTGAAGCTGATGGCATCATTATCTCGTTTGCTGAGCATAATGGTTCATACACTGCCGCTTACAAGAATCTGTTTGATTGGACCTCACGTATCGACCAGAAAGTGTTTCAAGGTAAACCTGTGGTATTGCTTGCTACCTCTCCAGGTCCTGGTGGCGCCAATACGGTGTTAATGGCCGCGACTGGTTCTGCCCCCTATTTTGCTGCTGATGTGAAAGCGAGTTTGTCGATCCCAAGCTTCTTCGATAATTTCGATATGGAGTCGGGCGCATTGCGCAATGAAGAGTTAAAGCAGGCTTTGACTGAGGCAGTTAACAAGCTTTAACACTGACTTATTAACATGAAAAAACCGCTTAGGATCTTACTAAGCGGTAACATAGAATCTCATGTTAAAAGCAAGGTTGGGGGGCCTTGGATGGATTTTTAATGTTTACAGTGCGTATTTGACTGAGAATTGCAGGTAAGTTGAATCGGCATCTGCATCGGTGACCTCATAGTTGCCTACTTCGACTCCAGCCCAAAGTTGTGGGGTGATCTGTTTGATCAGATTGATGCCCCACATCTGTCTCTCTTTATTTTGGATATCAGTTTCAGCATGGCCATAAAAGAGTGTGCTGCGGTAATTCTCACTCCAGAAATGACGGTAGGCGGCATAATAGGCCGTGGTCTCCTCTGCTGCGGAAGTATCTCCATCGGGGGTGATGTCAGTGGTGAGCCCCGGCGCGACATATCGCCCAGATGTTCCAAGGTTAACTTGAAAGCGGAAATCATCTTTGTCACCGATTAAAAACTTACCGTAAAGGTTAAAAGCAGCGGTGGTTTTATCTATGCCGTCACTGTCTAGTTGACGAACTAACGCTGCAGCGCCTATCTCTCCCCAATTGGCTTTATGTATGTATCGACCCACAATATCGGGTATTGAATCGTTCTTGTTGTCAGCCCCAGTTGTTTCTGGATTTTCCAATGCAAATTGAAATCCCCCATAGGTGTAACGGATCTGGGTTTGACGGATAAACGCCTCACCAATATGAGGACCACCAAAATCCAAGGTTTCAGGGATCGCGGTGAGGGGCATAAACGTTGACCATGTTTGACCTATTAGCCAATTTTCATATTTGATAAAGGCGTGGCGTAATCGAGGATCGTAATTATTGACGACGGCTTCGCTGCCATCTGAGCCATAGAAATCCATTTCTACAAATCCGCTGACTTTGCCATGGGTGTATGTAGCATTGAATCTGGATTCACGCATGTTGAAGTTGGTTTGCGATGCATCTTCGCCAGTGCTTCCTGTCGCGATCCAAAAAGGACGATAGGGCACGTCACCAGAAACATGACGTACATCAGCTTTAATGTAACCGCCAAATTTAAGCTTGTTACCATCGCCGAGATCAAACTCGAACGCGCCATAACTGGAGGTACTAAACAGGCCTAATGTGATGAGGGTGAGTATCGAAATTTTCATATCTTTCTCCTTATTTTAGTTTTTGTTGCATGTTTTTAATTCAATCGACTCAGGCCAAATAGTGCTGGGAAGCAAACCAGCAGCCCCAAAATAAGCATCTGAATGGCGATAAATGGCAGTACACCTTTGTAAATATCTAAGGTTTTAATTTGTGGTGGTGCGACGCCTTTGAGATAAAACAGACTGAAGCCAAAGGGCGGGGTTAAGAATGAGGTTTGCAGATTCATGGCGATGAGAATCGCCAGCCAGTTCATATTGAGCCCTAATGACAGCGCAATTGGCGTCAAAATGGGCACGATAATGAAAGCGATTTCGATGAAATCGATGAAAAAGCCTAAGATGAAAATGGTCAGCATCGCGATAAGTACAAACGTCCACTGAGCATTAGGCAAAGAGACAAAGAACTCCTCTACAATCGTCTCCCCTCCGCTGTAACTAAACACCATTGAAAATGCGGTCGCACCGATGAGAACGGCAAACACCATAGAGGAGACTTTGACGGTTTCAAGTGCACTGTCGAAAAGTAATTTGAACTTGAATTTGCCGTAAATAATAGCCAACAGCAGGGAGCCCATTCCGCCTAGGGCTGAAGACTCTGTCGGGGTTGCGAGTCCTGTGTAGATAGAGCCTAAAACAGCAACGATTAAAAATAGTGGTGGGATGATGAGTTTAAGTGAGCTCAATACCATGGTTAAGCGAGGTTCATCTATCTCAGTTTTAATTGGTGGTGCAATATTGGGCCTTAGGTTAACGATGACTATGATGTAAATCAGGTAGGCGACAACCAGTATAAATGAGGGCAGAAGTGCGGCGGTAAACAGATCGCCAACGGGCAATCCCATCACATCACCTAGAATAATTAGAATAATGGAAGGCGGGACTATTTGGCCCAAGGTGCCAGCAGCGCAAATAATGCCAGTGGCTAATTTAGGATCATATTTGTGCTTGAGCATCACCGGCAGGGATATCACGCCCATAGCTACAACGCTTGCACCAACTACACCTGTTGATGCTGCCAAAAAGAGCCCGACAATGATGGTTGAGATGGCCAATCCGCCCTTGAGCCCACCAAAGAGTTTGCCCATGGATTCAAGCAAGTCTTCGGCTAAATCAGTTTTCTGTAACACGATCCCCATAAAGATAAACAGAGGGACGGCCATCAGAATGGTATTTTGCATTGTGCTCATGATTCGATATGGCATAAATGCGAATAAATCGACGCCGAGCACCATGATGCCCACTGCTACAGACACGCCAGCGAAGGTAAAGGCGATAGGGAAACCAAAGAATATGGCGATCATCGCGATAAGAAAGAGGGCTAAACCTGTCATTATTTCGCCTCCAATGGTGAGCCGAGCAGCACAGATATCTCACCCATAAGGCGATATATTCCAGCGGTGATCACAAAGAAAAAAGAGAGGGGGATGACAGACTTAATTATCCAGAAATAACGGAGTCCTCCTGGATCGGGACTTTTTTCTCCTAATAGGTAGGCATCATTCGCAAATGCTAAGCCAAAATAGATGATCAACAGACTAAAGGGGAAGACGGTGATAAGTATGCCGACCGTGTTAATGATTGCCTGAGTTTTGCGGCTCAAGGCATCGTAAAAGACGTCAACTCTTACATGTGCATCCTCTTTGAGCGTATAGCCGATACCGAACATGAACATGGCTGAAAATAGGTGCCATTCAAGTTCTTGCATCGCAATTGAGACGTTGTTGAACAGGTAACGCATCACGACATCGTAGAAGACATTAAATAACATCAAGATCATCAATATCGCGCAGAGATAGCCAAGATAGTCGAGTAGCTTACCGAGTAGGGTGTGTAGTTTTTTCATGCAACTTTTCTTCTATTTTTTGACGTTAGAGTCGACCTTGATACCGAATTTACTTGAGCATATTCAGTGCATAAAAAGGGCTTGAACTTGCTCAAGCCCTGAGGTTGTTACTGACCAATTTCTAGGTAGGTTTGATCTGAGATACGTGTCCAAGGACGTGCAATGCCTTGATAATGCTCTTGTGACTCGATGATCTCTTTGGTGAGCGGATCTGACTTTTTGAATTGTTTTATCAATTCATCATTTGCCTGTTGGAGCTTGATCATGACGTTGTTAGGGAAGGTTTTGATCTGAATCTCCGGGTGTTCCTTATGTATTTTCTCTAGATTAATCGCGTTCTCATGCATTGATTGTGCGTACATGTCATAGGCTGAAGCCCGCATGGCGACAACTAAGATTTCTTGCAGATCTTTGGGCAGGGTATTAAACGCCTTTTCATTGACTAAGAATTGCAACTCAGTGGCTGGCTCATGCCAACCGGTGTAGTAGAAAGGGGCGACTTTTTGAAAACCCATACGTAGATCCAGCGAGGGCCCAACCCACTCCAATGCGTCAATGGTATTGCGTTCAAGTGCGGTATATAGCTCACCTGCTGGGATGTTTACCGGGCTAGCGCCCAATTTAGATATCACTTCGCCAGCAAATCCCGGGATCCGAATCTTAAGACCCTTTAGATCTTCGACAGAATTGATCTCTTTACGGAACCAGCCACCCATTTGATTACCTGTATTGCCACCAGGAAAAGAGAGTAATCCATAGGGGTGATAGGTCTTCTGCATGAGTTCCATGCCCCCACCGTAGTAAAACCAGGCATATTGCTCTGTTGCCGTCATGCCAAATGGTCTTGTGGTAAAGAACATGGTGTTGAGGTCTTTACCTTTCCAATAATAGGAAGCGGAATGTCCCATCTGATATTGCCCTGCACGTACCATGTCGAAAATACCTAAGGGGGCTTTATGTTTATTCTTGGAGTCAATGGTGATAATGAGCCGACCGTTAGACATTATTTTTACACGTCGAGCCATACTTTTAACGGTATCGCCAAATACCGGAAAGTCTTTCGGCCAGGTTTCAGCTAATCGCCAGCGATAGCTTTTCTCTGTTTCAGCCATAGTATTTGTAGAGGAAAACAATAGCGTGGAGACGATGAGTGTCTTGAATGCATGTTTGAACATCTTGGTGTCCCATATTTTTATTAGTGGACTGCCAAGTTAGTGATTTTTCGAAAGGCTAGATATTCGTTTTACTACTGAGTTGTCTACGGGTTATCACGTAGATGGGGAAAAGGGTGATGGTTGATTTTTATTTTTCTTGGCCTTTCTACGCCTGTTTGCCAGCGGTAGTTCAAACTTTTTATAAGTATAATGTGATTGACTTATCATTTATAAAAAACAGTTCGTTACCTTTTGTTAACATTGTTTACTTGCTTAATAATCGTTAGAACCTAGCTTGCTGAAGGGCGTTAGAGTTGTAATTTACTGAGTCTAGTGCACTAATATAAAGACAATAATAAAATATAAATACAGTGATGGGATCTGATTTTGGACTTCAAACAGAAGATTATTGCACTCAGTATTCTTCCGCTAGTGCTCTCTATGTTAATTATCGTTTTGGCGCTAAATTACCAATCCGAACTCTTGTCGGAGCAAAGTGGCTCTTCCTACAGAGAGAAGATTCTCGAACTGAGAAAACAGCAGTTACAATCCAACATTGAGCTGGCATTGGGTGCCATCAGCCATATTTATCAAGCCGCAGATGAACATGATCCGCTTGCCAAAAAACAGGTTGCCGAGATACTGAACATGCTACAACACGGTGATGATGGCTATTTTTTTGTTTACAGCGAAGAGGGCACCAATATTGTTCATCCTCGACAGTCTTACCGAGTCGGGAAAAATTGGTGGGAGTGGGTTGATGCGTCTGGAAACCCGTTAATTCAGATTTTGATCTCAAATGCCGAGCAAGGCGGCGGTTTTCATGAATACCTTTGGGAGAAGCCATCAACGGGGTTAGTCGCAAAGAAACTTGCTTACTCGGTCATGTTGGATAAATGGCGTTGGATGATTGGCACAGGGATCTACATCGATGATATTGACCGTGATGTTATTACTTTGCAAAAAGAGATTAACGGCTATATAAATCAAACGTTTATTGTGATTTTTGTGCTTACGGTAGCAGGGGTTGTCGTGGTGTTCTTTTCCGGTCTGTTTCTGCAAGCAAGTGAGCGAAAATTGGCGGACGGACAGCTTAAAGTCCTGACTAATCGAATAGTTGATAGCCAAGAAGTGGAGCGTCAACGGGTCTCCCGAGAACTTCATGACGGCATTATTCAGATGCTAGTGTCGACTAAGTATGTGGTAGAGAATGTTATTTTCAGGCTTGCTAAAGGCGATTCTGCCACCGCAGAGCTGGCTCAATGTGAGCAGTATTTAGATGCAACCATTAATGATGTTCGACGAATATCAAGGGATTTGCACCCTAATCTATTGGCCGACCACGGCTTATCTGCTGCCCTTTCTGCTTTGATTGAGGATTATCGAAATCGATTGAACATCGATATCTCTTTTGAACCCTTGGCCATTAAAAAGTTATTGCCCAGTGATGCTAGAACCACGCTATACCGTATTGCGCAAGAGGCGTTAACCAATATAGAGCGGCATGCCAATGCGACGGCTGTGACGGTTAAAATTAACGTGAATGAGTCTTGGTTTATTCTGTCTATCACTGACAATGGCTGTGGTTTTGATACTCAGAAATTGAGTCGAAATAAGTCTCCTTTTGTGGGTATTGGATTGAGAAATATGTCTGAACGTATTAGTTATTTTAATGGACGGCTTGATATTTACAGCTCTTCATCTGGCACCAAAGTAGTCAGTAAACTGCCCAAAAAACTACTCAACTATAGCAATTCAAGCAAGAGGTAGATGATGCGAATTTTTATTGTGGATGATCACTCTATTTTTAGAGAGGGATTAATAGCACGCTTATCCATGGATGATGATTTTGTCGTTGTTGGGCAGGCGGCAAATGGCAAAGAAGCCCTAGAGAAAGTGCCTAAACTTATGCCAGATATTGTACTGATGGACATCAGCATGCCAGAAATGAATGGCATGGATACTGCTGAGATATTTAAAGATAAGTTTCCTGACATCAAGATCCTCGTTTTGAGCATGCATGATGATAAAGAGTACGTTCTGAGTGTGCTTAACCATGGCGTGAATGGTTATGCCCTGAAGGATATCAGTGCAGCAGAGATGTT is from Shewanella sp. MTB7 and encodes:
- a CDS encoding NADPH-dependent FMN reductase — translated: MKVLAFAATNSSKSINKQLVTYAASLVNGADVEILDIHDYEMPLFSQDREDELGQPELAQKFFAKLGEADGIIISFAEHNGSYTAAYKNLFDWTSRIDQKVFQGKPVVLLATSPGPGGANTVLMAATGSAPYFAADVKASLSIPSFFDNFDMESGALRNEELKQALTEAVNKL
- a CDS encoding DcaP family trimeric outer membrane transporter, which encodes MKISILTLITLGLFSTSSYGAFEFDLGDGNKLKFGGYIKADVRHVSGDVPYRPFWIATGSTGEDASQTNFNMRESRFNATYTHGKVSGFVEMDFYGSDGSEAVVNNYDPRLRHAFIKYENWLIGQTWSTFMPLTAIPETLDFGGPHIGEAFIRQTQIRYTYGGFQFALENPETTGADNKNDSIPDIVGRYIHKANWGEIGAAALVRQLDSDGIDKTTAAFNLYGKFLIGDKDDFRFQVNLGTSGRYVAPGLTTDITPDGDTSAAEETTAYYAAYRHFWSENYRSTLFYGHAETDIQNKERQMWGINLIKQITPQLWAGVEVGNYEVTDADADSTYLQFSVKYAL
- a CDS encoding TRAP transporter large permease, with amino-acid sequence MTGLALFLIAMIAIFFGFPIAFTFAGVSVAVGIMVLGVDLFAFMPYRIMSTMQNTILMAVPLFIFMGIVLQKTDLAEDLLESMGKLFGGLKGGLAISTIIVGLFLAASTGVVGASVVAMGVISLPVMLKHKYDPKLATGIICAAGTLGQIVPPSIILIILGDVMGLPVGDLFTAALLPSFILVVAYLIYIIVIVNLRPNIAPPIKTEIDEPRLTMVLSSLKLIIPPLFLIVAVLGSIYTGLATPTESSALGGMGSLLLAIIYGKFKFKLLFDSALETVKVSSMVFAVLIGATAFSMVFSYSGGETIVEEFFVSLPNAQWTFVLIAMLTIFILGFFIDFIEIAFIIVPILTPIALSLGLNMNWLAILIAMNLQTSFLTPPFGFSLFYLKGVAPPQIKTLDIYKGVLPFIAIQMLILGLLVCFPALFGLSRLN
- a CDS encoding TRAP transporter small permease subunit → MKKLHTLLGKLLDYLGYLCAILMILMLFNVFYDVVMRYLFNNVSIAMQELEWHLFSAMFMFGIGYTLKEDAHVRVDVFYDALSRKTQAIINTVGILITVFPFSLLIIYFGLAFANDAYLLGEKSPDPGGLRYFWIIKSVIPLSFFFVITAGIYRLMGEISVLLGSPLEAK
- a CDS encoding TRAP transporter substrate-binding protein; its protein translation is MFKHAFKTLIVSTLLFSSTNTMAETEKSYRWRLAETWPKDFPVFGDTVKSMARRVKIMSNGRLIITIDSKNKHKAPLGIFDMVRAGQYQMGHSASYYWKGKDLNTMFFTTRPFGMTATEQYAWFYYGGGMELMQKTYHPYGLLSFPGGNTGNQMGGWFRKEINSVEDLKGLKIRIPGFAGEVISKLGASPVNIPAGELYTALERNTIDALEWVGPSLDLRMGFQKVAPFYYTGWHEPATELQFLVNEKAFNTLPKDLQEILVVAMRASAYDMYAQSMHENAINLEKIHKEHPEIQIKTFPNNVMIKLQQANDELIKQFKKSDPLTKEIIESQEHYQGIARPWTRISDQTYLEIGQ
- a CDS encoding cache domain-containing protein is translated as MDFKQKIIALSILPLVLSMLIIVLALNYQSELLSEQSGSSYREKILELRKQQLQSNIELALGAISHIYQAADEHDPLAKKQVAEILNMLQHGDDGYFFVYSEEGTNIVHPRQSYRVGKNWWEWVDASGNPLIQILISNAEQGGGFHEYLWEKPSTGLVAKKLAYSVMLDKWRWMIGTGIYIDDIDRDVITLQKEINGYINQTFIVIFVLTVAGVVVVFFSGLFLQASERKLADGQLKVLTNRIVDSQEVERQRVSRELHDGIIQMLVSTKYVVENVIFRLAKGDSATAELAQCEQYLDATINDVRRISRDLHPNLLADHGLSAALSALIEDYRNRLNIDISFEPLAIKKLLPSDARTTLYRIAQEALTNIERHANATAVTVKINVNESWFILSITDNGCGFDTQKLSRNKSPFVGIGLRNMSERISYFNGRLDIYSSSSGTKVVSKLPKKLLNYSNSSKR
- a CDS encoding response regulator, which encodes MMRIFIVDDHSIFREGLIARLSMDDDFVVVGQAANGKEALEKVPKLMPDIVLMDISMPEMNGMDTAEIFKDKFPDIKILVLSMHDDKEYVLSVLNHGVNGYALKDISAAEMFYALRVIYNGGIYYSRAISDLLIKSSLEPSKNTVLTTREQTVLRLLASGLNNKELARELDISVRTIETHRRNIKDKLAIKTSAGLVRYAIDHGLDD